In the genome of Pseudomonas sp. Teo4, the window CAGCAAAGGCGGACACTCACCGGACGGCGTCTCGGCCAGCAGCACACTGGCATCCCACTCGCGCCAGCGTGCACGGTCGTCACCCAGGTAACGGCTGAAGGCCTTCTCGCCCCACGGGCAATCCATTGGATTGCTGATGGGCGAAAACGCCGATACCGAGCGGTAGCGCCCCGGGTTGCGCAATGCGCAGACCAAGGCACCGTGCCCACCCATGGAGTGGCCGCTGATGCTGCGCTGGTCGGAGGCTGGGAAATGCGCCTCGATCAGCGCCGGCAACTCCTCGACCACGTAATCATGCATACGGTAGTGCTTGGCCCAAGGTTGCTGGGTGGCATTGAGGTAGAAGCCAGCACCGAGGCCGAAGTCCCAGGCGCCATCGGGGTCGCCGGGCACCTGCTCGCCACGCGGACTGGTGTCCGGGGCGACGATGATCAGGCCAAGCTCGGCGGCCAGGCGCTGGGCGCCGGCCTTTTGCATGAAGTTCTCATCGGTGCAGGTCAGGCCGCTCAGCCAGTAGAGCACCGGCAGCTTCTCGCCTTGTTCAGCCTGCGGCGGCAGGTACACGGCGAACACCATGTCACAGCCCAGCACCTTGGAGTGATGCCGGTAACGCTTGTGCCAGCCGCCGAAGCTTTTCTGGCAGGAGATGTTATCCAGGCTCATGACTGACCTCAGAAGTGGATCACGCTGCGGATGCTCTTGCCTTCATGCATCAGGTCGAAGGCCTTGTTGATGTCCTCCAGACCCATGGTGTGAGTGATGAAGGTATCCAGCGGGATCTCGCCTTTTTCGGACATTTCGACGTAGCTTGGCAGCTCGCTGCGACCGCGCACGCCGCCGAACGCCGAACCGCGCCAGACGCGACCGGTCACCAGCTGGAACGGACGGGTGGCGATTTCCTGGCCTGCGCCAGCCACACCGATGATGACCGACTCGCCCCAGCCCTTGTGGCAGCACTCCAGGGCCGCACGCATCAACTGCACGTTACCGATGCATTCGAACGAGAAGTCCACACCACCATCGGTGAGGTCGACGATTACTTCCTGGATCGGGCGATCGTAATCTTTCGGGTTGACGCAGTCGGTTGCACCCAACTGGCGGGCGATTTCGAACTTGGCCGGATTGATGTCGATGGCGATGATGCGCGAAGCCTTGGCCTTGACTGCACCAATGACCGCCGAAAGACCGATGCCGCCCAAGCCGAAGATGGCCACGGTGTCACCTGGCTTGACCTTGGCGGTGTTGAGCACAGCACCGATACCGGTGGTGACGCCACAGCCCAGCAGGCAGACCTTTTCCAGCGGAGCTTCTTTCTGGATCTTGGCTACGGAAATTTCCGGCAGCACGGTGTACTCGGAGAAGGTCGAGGTTCCCATGTAGTGGAACAGTTGCTGGCCTTTGTACGAGAAGCGGGTGGTGCCGTCAGGCATCAGGCCCTTGCCCTGGGTGGCACGGATGGCCTGGCACAGGTTGGTCTTGCCGGAGCGGCAGAATTTGCACTGGCCGCACTCGGGGGTGTACAGCGGGATGACATGGTCACCGACGGCCACCGAGGTGACACCCTCGCCGATGGCCTCGACGATCGCGCCGCCTTCATGGCCGAGGATCGACGGGAAGATGCCTTCCGGGTCGGCACCGGACAGGGTATAGGCGTCGGTGTGGCAGACACCGCTGGCGACTACGCGCAGCAACACTTCGCCCGCCTTGGGCATGGCCACGTCGACTTCGACGATTTCCAGGGGTTTCTTGGCTTCGAAGGCTACAGCAGCACGGGACTTGATCATCATAGGTCTCCTGACGAGGTGTCGATTCAGCTTCTCAGTGTAATTCAGGCCTATTTGATTAATAATCCAGGCAAAGACAAAACATTATTGCTGTACAGGGATAATCAATGAGCAGTCGCTGGGAAGGCATCGACGAGTTCGTCGCCGTGGCCGAGTCAGGCCAGTTCACCGCGGCGGCGGAACGGCTGGGGGTGTCGTCGTCGCACATCAGCCGGCAAATCGCCCGTCTGGAAGAGCGCCTGCAGACGCGCCTGCTGTATCGCAGTACCCGCCGAGTGACGTTGAGCGAAGCAGGCCAGACATTCCTGCAGCACTGTCAGCGCTTGCAGGACGGCCGCGAGGAAGCGTTGCGAGCCATGGGTGACCTGGCCAGCGAACCGAAAGGGTTGTTGCGCATGACTTGTGCGGTGGCCTACGGCGAGCGCTTTATCGTGCCGTTGGTCACCCGCTTCATGGCGTTGTATCCGCAATTGCGGGTCGAGGTGGAGCTGAGCAATCGGACGCTGGACCTGGTGCACGAGGGAATGGACCTGGCGATTCGGCTGGGGCGTCTTCAGGACTCGCGACTGGTCGCCGCTCGCCTGGCGCCACGGCGCATGTACCTGTGTGCTTCGCCGGCTTATCTGGAGCGTTATG includes:
- the fghA gene encoding S-formylglutathione hydrolase — translated: MSLDNISCQKSFGGWHKRYRHHSKVLGCDMVFAVYLPPQAEQGEKLPVLYWLSGLTCTDENFMQKAGAQRLAAELGLIIVAPDTSPRGEQVPGDPDGAWDFGLGAGFYLNATQQPWAKHYRMHDYVVEELPALIEAHFPASDQRSISGHSMGGHGALVCALRNPGRYRSVSAFSPISNPMDCPWGEKAFSRYLGDDRARWREWDASVLLAETPSGECPPLLVDQGDRDDFLEKQLKPEALEQSARKGGHELTLRLQPGYDHSYYFIASFIDEHLRHHALALGRA
- a CDS encoding S-(hydroxymethyl)glutathione dehydrogenase/class III alcohol dehydrogenase yields the protein MIKSRAAVAFEAKKPLEIVEVDVAMPKAGEVLLRVVASGVCHTDAYTLSGADPEGIFPSILGHEGGAIVEAIGEGVTSVAVGDHVIPLYTPECGQCKFCRSGKTNLCQAIRATQGKGLMPDGTTRFSYKGQQLFHYMGTSTFSEYTVLPEISVAKIQKEAPLEKVCLLGCGVTTGIGAVLNTAKVKPGDTVAIFGLGGIGLSAVIGAVKAKASRIIAIDINPAKFEIARQLGATDCVNPKDYDRPIQEVIVDLTDGGVDFSFECIGNVQLMRAALECCHKGWGESVIIGVAGAGQEIATRPFQLVTGRVWRGSAFGGVRGRSELPSYVEMSEKGEIPLDTFITHTMGLEDINKAFDLMHEGKSIRSVIHF
- a CDS encoding LysR substrate-binding domain-containing protein — translated: MSSRWEGIDEFVAVAESGQFTAAAERLGVSSSHISRQIARLEERLQTRLLYRSTRRVTLSEAGQTFLQHCQRLQDGREEALRAMGDLASEPKGLLRMTCAVAYGERFIVPLVTRFMALYPQLRVEVELSNRTLDLVHEGMDLAIRLGRLQDSRLVAARLAPRRMYLCASPAYLERYGRPHSLSELARHNCLIGSSDLWALQQDGREISQRVQGNWRCNSGQAVLDAALQGMGLCQLPDYYVLEHLKSGALVSLLEAHQPPNTAVWALYPQQRHLSPKVRRLVDFLKAGLSQLPEYR